The DNA region ggggatgaaatgtctcaattaaaaaataggaggactaaaatcacaaatttgaaaaaataaagggacgaaaattacattttagccttttctttttaactaCATTTGTAGCTTTCTATCGATACTTTACCCTCCAGAACTGAATTCTTATAACTTTCTTgaacaaagaaaaattaagtgCAAAACTTTTCTCTCAAACACTGTTGATCTGTGGCTCTGTTCTGATTTAAATATGTTATCTTGTGCTGACTGTTAATGCTTAATATTCCAGGTATTTTCTCTGACCTTCTATGAAGCTAAAAGCCTGACACTGGACCTGTCTGTTGGGCCATTGGTTTGTATGTTTGACAGGGTTTTCAGTTTTGGAGGAGTAGGAGGGTGCTTGTGGCTTCACAGCATATGCCCTGTCCAATCCAAGATgttattctgatattttctttcattggtAAAATTGCTGCAATATATTTTGTGGCATGCTTTTCAGCCATGCCCTCCTCTAGTCCTGCATATATGGACTGTCAATTTCCTGAAGAAAAGGGTTTACCATACCAGCACCAAATTGATGCCAATTcgttaaattgaaaaaaagacaGTTAGAGATAggagaaaatataaaactagAACATGAGATATCATAGCAAGgtataataaaaaaggaaaaaataaaaattgtttgtatgggcaaagtaaattaaaaaagctCTTTCCCTTGATTGGTTATCCTTTGAAGAGACACTCTTAGAACATCTTACACCACCATTAATTCTTTTATGCTACCAATCAACCCATTGCTCACTAAAATATCCAGTTGTGTGCAAgattttttatcatgatatttTACATCAATGCTACATTTGGTATTGCTTTTATCATTTGCAGTTCAGTCTTAATTTGACTTTGTAGTTTGGCATGTTGGAACAATTAGTAAAGTATCTGATTCAAAAGTTGTGTTTGGGTTTTTGTTTTCTCCCACTCTAACTCAATTGCAGGGATTGCAACCTCTAAAACCTTATGAACAATCTGACGGTCTGGTTGTGAGGAATATATTAACAATGCCTGCCCCTAAGAAGTTGGTCCCGCCATCATCCAATGGAATGCCACCTCCTCTACTGAGAACCATGCCCCCACCACCTCCGCCTAAATTTTCTGATCCATTTGAAGTTAAAGTACACAACAAGAACAAGACTTTGCTTAAGACAAAATCTGATGCAGTTCCTGGTTAGAATTAAGCCTGCTTTTACTATATTTGGGTCAATGTTCTCTCTATGGAacatttatcttttgttttgtctgACCCTGTAATTTAACTTACAATGCCATCTTTTGTTAAACATCTTTATActgtttttatgtatttatttcagATACATTGGTCAACCTAATGGAATATGGAGAGgaggatgatgatgatataGACGATTCTAGTGAGGAATCACTTCCTCATGACACCCGAGCAACTGGGGTTCAAAAGCCTTTCTGGGCTTTATGAGCTACAAAGTGCATATTGGACGTAgatatgtaaatatttattttttgggttggaACTAGTTCTTGCTGGTTACATACTCTTCTTCCCCGGGGTGGAATGGGAAGCCCTTAGCATGATTTTTGGAGTGAAATAGTTGGTTTAGTAGCATTTTAAAGGTTGTAATTGCTCATTCTCATATGCTTCGCGAGAGTAGATTTGTATGTTGTAATTTTTTGTCCCtatttgagtatgcatgtacaCTGGTAGTCTCTTTTCAGTGGTTTAGTAGGCCGCTAAAGTAACGATGCTGTGATAAGGAActgttttttccttcttccccCCATTTTTATAGTCAGAACCCTGTTAATTGTTCATCCTGGGCCCCTGGCTGAGTGAAACTAAGCTTCCATGTTAGATTGAACAAGCAATTGCAAAgcttgtattattattattattattattattattttttacgtgGGTTACCTACCATCTTCATACATATCCGCACCCGGTTCAACGATTTAAAAACACAAGTTGTATTGGATGTGATATAAATTGCTCAAAATTCTGTGTATAATCTAAATTTAAGTCATGTGGCAgtgatatatatttgttttttaatttgattttaacatTAGTGTGGCTGCTCATCTAATGGTCACGAAATCAAAGTTACTGTCAAAGAAATGGTCAGCGGTAGGAATTGAGTTAAATTTACACTGGTGCCAACTGAAGCACCTAGAGCAACAAAGAAGCCAATTCCCCTTGACAATAAATTAaagcttaaaaattaaaagataaaatatgctTTTGGTCCTCCAACTTTTTAATTCTTGGTTTCTGTCCTTTAACTTTTCAAAGATTAGTCTTTctctttatacttttttttcatccaaTATTTTGGTCCTTGTCATCTATTTTGATTGTTAGTGATGATGtgttactatttttattattattttaatgtgaATCTTTTTTGACAGTTAAAAAGATAGAAATTGTTAAGATAACTTTTTTTAGAAACAtcctaaacatattttttttggggggcGGGGGTGGGTTAGCGGCCAGATTTTGATATGTCCCAAAATTAGATTCAAGCTCAAAACACGCACACTTGTGGACGGGTGGTGGTGGCGGTGGCGGCGCATGTAAACAGTGATGTAGGGGGAAGGGTTGCACGCAATTACAGTGGTGTAAGGAAAGGGGCCGTGCACATTTATGGAGGTGGTAGTGTCTTGTGCGGCACAGTGGTTGGGTTTGGTGGCTGAGGACATGAAGGTGGTGGTGGCTTGGGTTGCATCACTTTGTGTCAAAGATGACATTGTCGTCACTTTGGTTGGAGCACCTCAAGAGAAACAAATTATATACCCCAAAAACAGAAACTTGGAGATTCACTTGGTTCTGAAACCGCAAGAGGTTCAGTTGTTGGTGTTGGGGTCAAATTCGTTGATGAAGGATTGGAAGGTGTTCCAACACGATGAGGGATCTAGTGCAAAATGGAGAGGAAGAAGGGGGCGTGAAGTGGAGTGAGAGAGGAAGAAAGGTGCGTTGTGCAATGGTGCGTAACTTTTATGTGATGGTAGTCAAAACACATCTTGTCCCTTACAACATCCATTCTCATGAGATCTATAGATCTTAAGTGGCAATTCAATGGAGATGAAAATTTTTGGAGATGTTTTGTTTCTAGGTTTGATGTTCATAGATCAAGAATTTTTTATGCCTAAGCAAGCAATTTCTGGCGGCTAAAAACCTTCAAAATAgaaaacttaataaaataatatcaaacttAATGTCACGTCATTACATAACGACTAAAATAgataataaggactaaaatatatGACGAAAAAAAGATAAGGATGAAGACCAATCTTCAAAAAATTGGAGGACCAAAAGCATGAAAAGttgaaccaaaaatatatttgtccAAAATTAAATCACATCCTTAGAGGTGATAGCAAGTGGGTCATTTTGAGAAATAACATATAGAAATTGTCTTTAGGCTACCAATGATCTTTCTAGTTAGAGCAACTTAGTGTTAGGTCTTGAGCTCAAGATCTGTTATTCACTAGATCTCCCAATAAAGGAGTTAGACATCTCTCCAGCATAGAGAATGAGTTCTTGTACAAGAAACCAGATCTACACATTGTTAAAGAAACAATTCTTTTTACTCTCTCTCCCTAacaacaaaacaacaaaatgcAGGAGGAGaacagagacaaaaaaaaataggacaaaaggagatgaagaagaagaaagcaaaatatagacaaaaaaaataaataaaaaatagacataCTAGCAAGGGGGTGTCGTGGTGGAGGGGAAGGGGGAAGGGGGGCTCACGGTTGAGGATAAGGCGGAAGGGAAGGAGGCCATGatagaggaagagaagaaaaaagaaagagaagaagaaagtcaCGACAGAGGGGAAGGAGGCCGCGacggaggaagaagaaagaagaaaaaagaaagaaagtagtGTATGAAGAGAGActgaggagaaaaaaaaaggcaactGAAAGGAAAGGGAGgggagaaaaaattaattacttaattaattatatttaatttaacaaatatttaaaaatgaagttgatGTGAAACCTATAAAAAATCATCTAAGATTCCAAAATGAGATCTATCactaaagaaaaaatgagaaattttaagaaatctTTAATCCTACATGACACACTAGGatccataaaaaattatctaatatattaatttgagaTCTACCACTAAAGTTACTCTTAGAACATTCTAAATCCCGACGTATTAACATTGAGTATATTGATGCCTTCTAATGTTTTGTTCTTGATCATATATTtcctttataagaaaaaaaaaactgattttacACTTATTGTCATTATTGTCATAAAGGGATAATGAAATAACATCATAAGACCTTAATGGCTTTGAAAACTATTTTAGGTCGTCCTTGTTGATACGTGAATTCGTGCTACCACAAATGGAGCTAGTTAGCATTGCTATAGCCATTGCTGCCACAGCCCACAAGTTTCATTCGTGTAGTTATCATCATCTCCATTCTGCTAACAATCGACTAAACTCCATCGAATAGGTACCAGCTTGAATAAACTGTCGTCCAAACTCTTGCTTTCCATTATTAAAACATGTCAATTTGACTATATATATCATTCCAGGTGTTGAATGGTTGAAAACTAAAATCATTCTAAATGGAGTTCAACtagaaaaatcttattttacatCAGTCGTTGAGCTGACAAACTATCAAGTTCAAGCCAATGAACATATGAAAATCAAGAGGGTGAAAAAGAAATTGGAAACACGTTTGTTTATCATAAACTCCAGAAGAAGTAACTTGCTCTAGGCAAGGTGAAAATTCTCATCAGCGGTTCTGAGCGTAGTCAGTAGGTTCATCATTGTTCTCCCTCACATTGTCTTCAAGTGGCTCAATGAATTCATCATTGTCTGCACCTGTTGCGTCATTTTGGTTGCTGCTGAATTCACCGCTAGCTGAGCCAAAAACTCCACCAGAATTTTCATTGAATTGGTAATTACCAGCATTAGCACCACTAGTGTAACTAGTTTCAGCATTGCCATCACTATAGCTGCTTGTAACATTATAATTGCCACTTCCATAGTTTCCACCCCTATTGTAGCCATCGCTGCCACCACTGCCCCTATATCCACCATCACCACCAAACCCTGGACGTGACCTTTCTGTAGCATAATTCACCCGTATCCTGCGACCATGAAGATCCTGCAACAACACTATTATTAGAGATGTTAAAGAAACATTGCCTACTTTCTAAAATTTGCAGACATCAGCAAGATTAACCTACTGAAGAATTGTATCcttattctttctttccttatttaaatagacaagattaaattttaattggtaaaatattttagtaaatctttatacaattcaaaatttcaaattatcaaTCTAGGTTTTGAAATCCAATTTCagtgtaaaatttttaaaaccgaCTCttggaataaataatttttttaataaagaatagTTAGTGAAAAGCATTCTTGATAACAATACTATTATGTAGGTAACAATAGCACAAGTTATTTACACTGAAGTTCAAGAAGCCTTAACCGTTTCAGAATAAATGCTTTTGAGTTCGAAGCTTAATTTCTGAATCTGAACTCTCAAGCCACTTGCATATGCACCAAAATTTATCACCTTGGCATTCAACATGTCTGTCTTACCTCGGCCAAATAACAGCAATTGCTTACTCCAGGTATGCACACAAGGTTTTTTTactacttttttatataatatgaagacaactttataattttttcatatatgaGGATATAACATCATGCTTACCATGTGAAAGTGTCATGAAAGTCAATTTCAAAAGTTAGCCCAGAAAACAGATAATACCTGACCATCCATGCCCTGAATGGCATAAGATGCATCCTCACTTGTTGCAAAAGTTATGAAGCCAAAACCTCTTGACCTGCCAGTTTCACGATCCATAATGACCTTGACTGGTAAAATATCCAAAACAAACAGTTTCAGCTTCATATTATGAAATATGAATGCTTGGCagccaatttttttaattcttctaaATTTGATTGGCACTTGCCAGTCAGTCACAAAATGCTGCTGGTGGATTATTAAACCACTCTATCATCACCAACAACTACAattgtgaaattaattttaaaaggaaCAAAGTAAAGTACAGCCACAAAAGAAACAGCGACACAAGTACACAACTATAAAATGAGTAACCTCT from Glycine soja cultivar W05 chromosome 8, ASM419377v2, whole genome shotgun sequence includes:
- the LOC114422704 gene encoding glycine-rich RNA-binding protein 4, mitochondrial-like isoform X2; this encodes MAFLNKIGNLVKNSAVKHINQDFSVSTPSLFQAIRSMSSAKLFVGGISYSTDDMSLRESFARYGEVIDVKVIMDRETGRSRGFGFITFATSEDASYAIQGMDGQDLHGRRIRVNYATERSRPGFGGDGGYRGSGGSDGYNRGGNYGSGNYNVTSSYSDGNAETSYTSGANAGNYQFNENSGGVFGSASGEFSSNQNDATGADNDEFIEPLEDNVRENNDEPTDYAQNR
- the LOC114422704 gene encoding glycine-rich RNA-binding protein 4, mitochondrial-like isoform X1, with protein sequence MVSAMAFLNKIGNLVKNSAVKHINQDFSVSTPSLFQAIRSMSSAKLFVGGISYSTDDMSLRESFARYGEVIDVKVIMDRETGRSRGFGFITFATSEDASYAIQGMDGQDLHGRRIRVNYATERSRPGFGGDGGYRGSGGSDGYNRGGNYGSGNYNVTSSYSDGNAETSYTSGANAGNYQFNENSGGVFGSASGEFSSNQNDATGADNDEFIEPLEDNVRENNDEPTDYAQNR